From Klebsiella electrica, the proteins below share one genomic window:
- a CDS encoding carbohydrate porin has protein sequence MMKIYALTLCALTLPLAAHSADMTLKEISARLEKLETELKLSKIQLQHAEQKIDNAEKRAAAAEHNAMLSRQQLQAVEQATPADRVLSKNPTVNTPPNGGDNHEIKIGGYARSGILTGRQGTTSTIGPSLTPAGSTGGSVGRLGNESDTYVTADINYIRQYDNNARLRYYMKIAEWDKTYNTDSAFNGQMNLRQAFAEMSDLPSFTGAFTHATLWAGKREDRDNFDIHWLDSDMMNLIGTGAGIYDVNFWGDVKTNFSVYGRNFNDIDSMENVEYNNMTGATNTYIQNYTFSVNNKSGPWQWMVNGLYSKDNDKRINDGLASDKAAAQGFNTMLAYHGDSFYGLRPGLSKTVLLYGQSLGAEVRGPGSDGYLIDNAWTLKFASYGITSLTDRLSLAPLIVAQSSNNRYLDSDHYDWLTLNARLIQEMNQNFALQYEASYQYMDIDPKGFNGNRPVSGSYYKLTFAPTFKMHNVTDFFERPEIRFFATWMNWDKSLDNYSTSDTFGSAGYHSGGTLVFGAQLETWF, from the coding sequence ATGATGAAAATTTATGCCCTTACCCTTTGCGCGCTGACGTTGCCACTCGCTGCACACAGCGCCGATATGACGCTTAAAGAAATCAGTGCCCGGCTGGAAAAACTAGAAACGGAATTAAAACTGTCGAAAATACAGTTACAGCACGCCGAACAGAAAATTGATAATGCAGAAAAAAGAGCGGCTGCCGCTGAGCATAATGCGATGCTAAGCCGCCAGCAGTTGCAGGCCGTTGAACAAGCAACGCCGGCGGATCGGGTATTAAGCAAAAACCCGACCGTCAATACGCCGCCGAATGGTGGCGATAATCACGAGATTAAAATCGGCGGCTATGCGCGCAGCGGCATTTTGACCGGGCGACAAGGAACCACCAGTACCATTGGCCCTTCGCTGACGCCAGCCGGCAGCACCGGCGGTAGCGTCGGGCGTCTGGGTAATGAATCGGATACCTATGTCACCGCCGACATTAACTATATACGTCAGTACGATAATAACGCCCGGCTGCGCTATTACATGAAAATCGCCGAATGGGATAAAACCTATAACACCGACAGCGCCTTTAACGGCCAGATGAATTTACGTCAGGCCTTTGCTGAAATGAGCGATCTCCCCTCGTTCACCGGCGCATTTACGCACGCCACCCTCTGGGCAGGAAAACGAGAAGACCGCGATAATTTTGATATTCACTGGCTGGACTCCGATATGATGAATTTGATCGGTACTGGCGCCGGTATTTATGATGTTAATTTCTGGGGGGATGTAAAAACCAATTTTTCGGTCTACGGACGTAATTTTAATGATATTGATAGCATGGAAAATGTTGAATATAACAACATGACCGGGGCTACCAATACCTATATCCAGAACTATACCTTCTCTGTCAATAACAAATCAGGCCCGTGGCAGTGGATGGTTAACGGTCTTTACTCCAAAGACAACGACAAGCGCATTAATGACGGACTGGCATCCGATAAAGCGGCAGCGCAGGGTTTCAATACGATGCTGGCGTATCACGGCGACAGTTTTTACGGGTTACGTCCCGGCCTGTCTAAAACGGTGCTGCTCTATGGTCAGTCGCTCGGCGCGGAGGTCCGGGGGCCAGGGTCAGATGGCTACCTCATTGATAACGCCTGGACCCTGAAATTTGCCTCCTATGGCATCACCAGCCTGACCGACCGGCTGAGTCTGGCGCCGCTCATCGTTGCCCAAAGCAGCAACAACCGCTATCTGGATTCGGATCATTACGACTGGTTAACCCTGAACGCCCGCCTTATTCAGGAGATGAATCAAAACTTCGCGCTGCAGTATGAGGCCAGCTATCAGTATATGGATATCGACCCGAAAGGGTTTAACGGCAACCGGCCGGTCAGCGGCAGCTATTACAAACTGACCTTTGCTCCCACCTTCAAAATGCACAATGTGACTGACTTTTTTGAGCGCCCGGAAATTCGCTTTTTCGCCACCTGGATGAACTGGGACAAATCGCTGGATAACTACTCCACCAGCGATACCTTTGGCAGCGCAGGCTACCACAGCGGGGGGACCTTAGTTTTCGGCGCGCAGCTTGAAACCTGGTTTTAA
- the nifJ gene encoding pyruvate:ferredoxin (flavodoxin) oxidoreductase, with the protein MITIDGNGAAASVAFRTSEVIAIYPITPSSTMAEQADAWAGNGLKNVWGDVPRVVEMQSEAGAIGAVHGALQTGALSTSFTSSQGLLLMIPTLYKLAGQLMPFVLHVAARTVATHALSIFGDHSDVMAVRQTGCAMLCASNVQEAQDFALISHIATLKSRVPFIHFFDGFRTSHEINKIAPLADDTIRSLLPQDEIDAHRLRALNPEHPVIRGTSANPDTYFQSREATNPWYDAVYDHVETAMNDFAAATGRQYKPFEFYGHPQAERVIVIMGSAIGTCEEVVDELLSRGEKVGVLKVRLYRPFSAAHLLEALPESARAIAVLDRTKEPGAHAEPLYLDIMTALAEAFNRGERETLPRTIGGRYGLSSKEFGPECVLAIFNELREARPKPRFTVGIYDDVTNLSLPLGENTLPSEAKLEALFYGLGSDGSVSATKNNIKIIGNSTPWFSQGYFVYDSKKAGGLTVSHLRVSEKPIRSSYLISQADFVGCHQLQFIDKYQMVERLKPGGIFLLNTPYGADEVWSRLPQEVQATLNQKKARFYIVNAAKIARECSLGARINTVMQMAFFHLTQILPGDSALAELQGAIAKSYGSKGQDLVERNWQALALARESLAAVPLRPVDASSPNRPPVVSDAAPDFVKTVTAAMLAGLGDALPVSALPPDGTWPMGTTRWEKRNIAEEIPVWKEELCTQCNHCVAACPHSAIRAKVVPPQAMDAAPASLHSLDVKSRDMRGQKYVLQVAPEDCTGCNLCVEVCPAKDRQNPDIKAINMMSRLEHVEEEKVNFDFFLNLPEIDRSTLERIDIRTSQLISPLFEYSGACSGCGETPYIKLLTQLYGDRMLIANATGCSSIYGGNLPSTPYTTDANGRGPAWANSLFEDNAEFGLGFRLTVDQHRQRVMRLLSTFADKLPPALNDALHADATPEARREQVAELRKVLANEEGAKELLTDADALVEKSIWLIGGDGWAYDIGFGGLDHVLSLTENVNILVLDTQCYSNTGGQASKATPLGAVTKFGEHGKRKARKDLGVSMMMYGHVYVAQISLGAQLNQTVKAIQEAEAYPGPSLIIAYSPCEEHGYDLALSHDQMRQLTATGFWPLYRFDPRRADEGKLPLALDSRPPSDALAETLLNEQRFRRLNAQQPEVAEQLWKDAAEDLQKRYDFLARMAGKAEKPATES; encoded by the coding sequence ATGATTACTATCGACGGTAATGGCGCGGCCGCTTCAGTCGCGTTTCGCACGAGCGAAGTTATCGCCATCTACCCGATTACGCCCAGTTCAACGATGGCGGAACAGGCGGATGCCTGGGCGGGTAACGGGCTGAAAAACGTGTGGGGCGATGTCCCTCGCGTTGTCGAAATGCAGTCGGAGGCCGGGGCGATTGGTGCCGTACACGGCGCGCTGCAGACCGGTGCGCTCTCAACCTCCTTTACTTCATCGCAGGGTTTGCTGCTGATGATCCCAACGCTGTACAAACTGGCCGGTCAGCTGATGCCGTTTGTCCTGCACGTTGCCGCCCGTACCGTCGCCACCCACGCGCTGTCGATATTTGGCGATCATTCCGACGTCATGGCCGTGCGCCAGACCGGTTGCGCCATGCTGTGCGCCAGCAACGTCCAGGAAGCTCAGGACTTTGCGCTGATTTCCCATATCGCCACGCTTAAGAGCCGGGTGCCGTTTATTCATTTCTTCGATGGTTTCCGCACTTCGCATGAAATCAATAAAATCGCCCCGCTGGCGGATGACACGATTCGCAGCCTGCTGCCTCAGGACGAGATTGACGCGCACCGTCTGCGCGCGCTGAACCCGGAACATCCGGTGATCCGCGGCACGTCGGCGAACCCGGATACTTATTTCCAGTCCCGCGAAGCCACAAACCCCTGGTACGACGCGGTCTATGATCACGTTGAAACGGCGATGAATGATTTCGCCGCCGCGACCGGCCGCCAGTACAAACCGTTCGAGTTTTACGGCCATCCGCAGGCAGAACGGGTAATTGTGATTATGGGCTCGGCTATCGGCACCTGTGAAGAGGTGGTAGACGAACTGCTGAGCCGCGGCGAAAAAGTCGGCGTTCTCAAAGTTCGCCTCTATCGTCCCTTCTCGGCCGCCCATCTGCTGGAGGCGCTGCCGGAAAGCGCGCGCGCGATCGCCGTTCTCGACCGCACCAAAGAACCGGGCGCCCATGCCGAGCCGCTGTACCTGGATATCATGACCGCGCTGGCGGAAGCCTTTAACCGCGGCGAACGTGAAACCCTGCCCCGCACCATCGGCGGCCGCTACGGTCTTTCATCCAAAGAGTTCGGCCCGGAGTGCGTGCTGGCTATCTTCAATGAATTACGCGAAGCCCGACCCAAACCGCGGTTCACCGTCGGCATTTACGATGATGTGACCAATCTCTCCCTGCCGCTCGGGGAGAACACCCTGCCGTCAGAAGCCAAACTGGAGGCGCTGTTCTACGGCCTCGGCAGCGATGGCAGCGTATCGGCGACGAAAAACAATATCAAAATTATCGGCAACTCCACGCCGTGGTTCTCGCAGGGCTATTTTGTCTATGACTCGAAAAAAGCCGGCGGTTTGACCGTGTCGCATTTGCGGGTCAGCGAGAAACCGATTCGTTCCTCCTATTTGATCTCGCAGGCCGATTTCGTTGGTTGCCATCAGCTCCAGTTTATCGACAAATATCAAATGGTTGAGCGTTTAAAACCCGGCGGGATCTTCTTGCTCAATACGCCTTACGGCGCCGATGAAGTGTGGTCGCGCCTGCCGCAGGAAGTACAGGCGACGCTGAATCAGAAAAAAGCGCGCTTTTATATCGTCAACGCCGCGAAGATTGCCCGGGAGTGTAGCCTCGGCGCGCGAATCAATACCGTCATGCAGATGGCATTCTTCCACTTAACGCAAATTCTGCCGGGCGACAGCGCGCTGGCCGAACTGCAGGGCGCCATTGCGAAAAGCTACGGCAGCAAAGGCCAGGATCTGGTTGAACGCAACTGGCAGGCGCTGGCGCTGGCGCGCGAATCGTTGGCCGCAGTGCCGTTGCGCCCGGTCGATGCCTCCAGCCCGAACCGCCCGCCGGTAGTCTCCGACGCCGCGCCGGACTTTGTCAAAACCGTCACCGCCGCCATGCTGGCCGGACTCGGCGACGCGCTGCCGGTCTCCGCTCTGCCGCCGGATGGCACCTGGCCGATGGGCACCACGCGCTGGGAAAAACGCAATATCGCCGAAGAGATCCCTGTCTGGAAAGAGGAGCTGTGTACCCAGTGCAACCACTGCGTCGCCGCCTGTCCGCACTCGGCGATTCGCGCCAAAGTTGTCCCACCGCAAGCGATGGACGCGGCGCCGGCCAGCCTGCACTCCCTGGATGTCAAATCGCGCGATATGCGCGGGCAAAAATATGTGCTGCAGGTGGCGCCGGAAGATTGCACCGGCTGTAACCTGTGCGTAGAAGTGTGCCCGGCAAAAGACCGGCAGAACCCTGATATCAAGGCCATCAACATGATGTCGCGCCTTGAGCATGTGGAAGAGGAGAAAGTCAACTTCGACTTCTTCCTCAACCTGCCGGAGATCGACCGCAGCACTCTGGAGCGCATTGATATTCGCACCTCGCAGCTGATTAGCCCGCTGTTTGAATATTCCGGAGCCTGCTCCGGCTGCGGCGAAACGCCGTATATCAAACTGTTGACCCAGCTGTACGGCGATCGGATGCTGATCGCTAACGCCACCGGCTGCTCGTCCATTTACGGCGGCAATCTGCCCTCTACCCCGTATACCACCGACGCCAACGGCCGCGGCCCGGCGTGGGCGAACTCGCTGTTCGAAGACAACGCCGAATTTGGCCTCGGCTTCCGCTTAACCGTCGACCAGCACCGCCAGCGCGTGATGCGCCTGCTGTCAACGTTTGCCGACAAGCTGCCGCCCGCATTGAACGACGCGCTGCATGCCGACGCCACGCCGGAGGCGCGCCGTGAACAGGTAGCCGAACTGCGTAAAGTTCTGGCTAATGAAGAAGGCGCGAAGGAGCTCTTAACCGATGCCGATGCGCTGGTTGAGAAATCCATCTGGCTTATCGGCGGCGATGGCTGGGCCTATGACATTGGCTTCGGCGGTCTCGACCACGTCCTGAGCCTGACAGAAAACGTCAACATTCTGGTCCTCGATACGCAGTGTTACTCCAACACCGGCGGCCAGGCGTCGAAGGCGACCCCGCTCGGCGCGGTCACCAAGTTTGGCGAGCACGGCAAGCGCAAAGCGCGTAAGGACCTCGGCGTCAGCATGATGATGTACGGGCATGTTTACGTGGCGCAAATTTCGCTGGGTGCACAGTTGAATCAGACGGTGAAAGCGATTCAGGAAGCGGAGGCCTATCCTGGCCCGTCGCTGATTATCGCCTACAGCCCGTGTGAAGAGCACGGTTACGATCTGGCGCTCAGCCACGATCAGATGCGTCAGCTGACCGCCACCGGCTTCTGGCCGCTGTACCGCTTCGACCCTCGTCGCGCAGATGAAGGCAAACTGCCGCTGGCGCTGGACTCTCGCCCGCCATCGGACGCGCTGGCCGAAACGCTGCTTAACGAGCAACGTTTCCGGCGCCTCAATGCCCAGCAGCCTGAAGTCGCGGAGCAACTGTGGAAAGATGCGGCGGAGGATTTGCAAAAACGCTATGACTTCCTGGCCCGGATGGCTGGCAAAGCGGAGAAACCGGCAACTGAGAGTTAA
- a CDS encoding KTSC domain-containing protein, producing the protein MQHQPVKSSRIASVAYDEASGLLEIRFHGDITLRYEKVPERIYRHFLQVVSKGRFYDGVIKGKFTERRVTNAKM; encoded by the coding sequence ATGCAACATCAACCTGTAAAATCATCCCGAATCGCCTCCGTCGCCTATGACGAAGCCTCTGGCCTCCTCGAAATCCGCTTTCACGGCGATATCACGCTGCGTTATGAGAAGGTGCCGGAGCGCATCTATCGCCATTTTTTGCAGGTGGTGTCCAAAGGGCGTTTTTATGATGGCGTCATCAAAGGGAAATTTACCGAACGCCGGGTGACTAACGCGAAAATGTGA
- the uspF gene encoding universal stress protein UspF, with protein sequence MARIILVPIDISDKELTQRVVSHVEAEARIDDAEVHFLTVIPSLPYYASLGMAYTTELPPMDEFKAESATRLKEIVAQFAIPEDRVHFHVKEGSPKDNILELAKTLPAELVIIASHRPDITTYLLGSNAAAVVRHADCSVLVVR encoded by the coding sequence ATGGCCAGAATCATTCTTGTACCTATTGATATTTCTGATAAGGAATTAACGCAGCGTGTTGTCAGTCACGTTGAGGCAGAAGCGCGCATTGATGATGCCGAAGTACACTTTCTGACCGTGATTCCATCCCTTCCCTATTACGCCTCGCTGGGGATGGCCTATACCACCGAACTACCGCCGATGGACGAGTTTAAAGCAGAATCGGCAACGCGCCTGAAAGAGATTGTCGCCCAGTTCGCCATTCCTGAAGACCGGGTGCATTTCCATGTTAAGGAAGGTTCGCCGAAGGATAACATTCTGGAACTGGCGAAAACGCTGCCGGCTGAGCTGGTGATTATCGCCTCTCACCGCCCGGATATTACGACCTATCTGCTCGGCTCCAACGCCGCGGCCGTGGTTCGTCATGCCGACTGTTCCGTACTGGTTGTGCGTTAA
- a CDS encoding SOS response-associated peptidase family protein, which yields MAEEADRDIAYDPEPIGRYNVAPGTKVLLLSERSEQLHLDPVHWGYAPGWWDKPPLINARVETAATSRMFKALWQHGRAICFADGWFEWKREGDKKQPYFIHRKDGKLIFMAAIGSVPFESGDEAEGFLIVTAAADQGLVDIQDRRPLVLMPEAARERMRQDIGGKEAEEINADGALSADHFTWHPVSHTVGNVKNQGAEMIKILQKG from the coding sequence TTGGCCGAAGAAGCTGATCGTGATATCGCCTATGATCCCGAGCCTATCGGACGTTACAACGTCGCGCCCGGTACCAAAGTTCTGTTGCTAAGCGAACGCAGTGAACAGCTGCACCTCGATCCGGTTCACTGGGGCTATGCGCCAGGGTGGTGGGATAAGCCACCGCTCATTAATGCCCGGGTTGAAACCGCCGCAACCAGTCGGATGTTTAAGGCCCTCTGGCAGCATGGTCGGGCGATCTGTTTTGCGGATGGCTGGTTTGAGTGGAAGCGTGAAGGTGATAAGAAACAGCCCTATTTCATCCACAGGAAGGACGGCAAGCTCATATTCATGGCTGCTATCGGCAGCGTACCTTTCGAGAGCGGGGATGAAGCTGAGGGATTTTTGATTGTGACCGCCGCGGCCGATCAGGGTCTGGTCGATATCCAAGACCGCCGGCCGCTCGTCCTGATGCCGGAAGCCGCACGCGAACGGATGAGGCAGGATATCGGAGGGAAAGAGGCAGAGGAAATAAATGCAGATGGCGCTCTGTCAGCAGACCATTTCACATGGCACCCGGTTTCCCACACCGTCGGTAACGTGAAAAATCAGGGGGCAGAAATGATTAAAATTCTTCAAAAAGGATAA
- the lysC gene encoding Rz1-like lysis system protein LysC — translation MKAISVLSSLFLLPLLTACGNSRTVYVPAPVVPISADLTAETPIPGMEIPFTWQASLELNAKLYSALGQCNLDKAGIRKVEEERRSTLQ, via the coding sequence TTGAAGGCGATCAGTGTGCTAAGCAGCTTGTTCCTGCTGCCGCTGCTGACAGCTTGCGGGAATTCGCGGACGGTTTACGTACCGGCGCCGGTGGTCCCGATAAGCGCTGACCTTACTGCAGAGACACCGATCCCGGGAATGGAGATTCCGTTTACGTGGCAGGCTAGTCTGGAGTTAAACGCGAAGCTTTACTCTGCGCTGGGGCAGTGCAATCTGGATAAGGCGGGGATTAGAAAGGTAGAGGAAGAGCGCCGCAGTACTTTGCAATGA
- a CDS encoding SPFH domain-containing protein yields MSRLTAIISAVVICLIVSLGWLANHYHTNATEFKRQRDAATAKADSAEIVSNNVINAMNLMNDISQATKNAKTQLAQKGEERIVYIRQALEGDQCAKQLVPAAAADSLREFADGLRTGAGGPDKR; encoded by the coding sequence ATGAGCCGCTTAACCGCCATTATCAGCGCAGTGGTTATCTGCCTGATAGTCAGCCTTGGGTGGCTGGCTAATCATTACCACACTAACGCCACTGAGTTTAAAAGGCAGCGCGATGCTGCGACGGCCAAGGCAGATTCTGCTGAAATCGTCAGCAATAACGTCATAAACGCAATGAACCTCATGAACGACATTTCCCAGGCAACCAAGAATGCAAAGACCCAGTTGGCACAGAAAGGTGAGGAACGCATTGTCTACATCAGGCAGGCGCTTGAAGGCGATCAGTGTGCTAAGCAGCTTGTTCCTGCTGCCGCTGCTGACAGCTTGCGGGAATTCGCGGACGGTTTACGTACCGGCGCCGGTGGTCCCGATAAGCGCTGA
- a CDS encoding lysozyme has translation MAMSPKLRNSVIAAVGGGAIAIASALITGPTGNDGLEGVRYKAYKDVVGVLTVCHGHTGNDIMLGKTYTEAECRALLNKDLNTVARQINPYIKQPIPETMRGALYSFAYNVGAGNFQTSTLLRKINQGDQKGACDQLRRWTYAGGKEWKGLVTRREIEREVCLWGQK, from the coding sequence ATGGCTATGTCACCAAAGCTGAGGAATAGCGTTATTGCTGCCGTCGGTGGTGGAGCTATTGCCATTGCGTCAGCGCTGATCACCGGGCCGACAGGTAACGATGGTCTGGAGGGAGTGCGGTATAAGGCTTACAAAGATGTCGTAGGTGTGTTGACGGTATGCCACGGACACACGGGCAACGATATCATGCTCGGTAAAACCTACACCGAGGCAGAGTGTCGAGCGCTTCTCAATAAAGACCTCAACACAGTCGCACGCCAAATTAACCCCTACATCAAACAGCCGATCCCCGAAACGATGCGTGGGGCGCTGTACTCGTTCGCGTATAACGTTGGCGCTGGCAATTTCCAGACCTCAACGCTGCTGCGCAAAATCAACCAGGGCGATCAGAAAGGCGCATGCGACCAGCTGCGTCGCTGGACGTATGCCGGCGGTAAAGAGTGGAAGGGCCTGGTAACACGCCGCGAGATTGAGCGCGAGGTTTGTTTGTGGGGGCAGAAATGA
- a CDS encoding phage holin, which yields MTKMSTIYSRLSYGTGTALTGCGVSAKAYADVAKTEVWILADKVAGMSLSDWAIVVGIACTVITCGVNWYYRRKEREDRLNGYVTKAEE from the coding sequence ATGACCAAAATGAGCACCATTTACAGCAGACTCTCATACGGCACCGGGACCGCGCTGACGGGCTGCGGTGTCTCAGCAAAGGCTTACGCCGATGTAGCAAAAACAGAGGTATGGATTTTGGCCGACAAAGTGGCGGGTATGAGCCTGAGTGACTGGGCGATCGTTGTCGGTATTGCATGCACTGTCATTACCTGCGGCGTGAACTGGTATTACCGGAGAAAGGAACGGGAGGATCGGCTGAATGGCTATGTCACCAAAGCTGAGGAATAG
- a CDS encoding TAXI family TRAP transporter solute-binding subunit translates to MAAIAVASLCLSNVAAAADVVITTGQQGLTYNAVYGVNLASALSEYGYSSTVIPSKGSLDNLDKVASGTAQIGFTQADAFQFWRSWHSNEAQKVDIIGELADECVFVAVKKGGKISDEGDLKAGVKIAVGEPTSGSYASWQYLQGLERDYAKVETYAKGGVRSLAKVTTGEYDAFLWVSAPDRSNKFLEAVNQEGSGLTMIDMNGWHVDDKLPNGKPVYELKKAVTESGWLSDSKVKVPCTKTLVVANTDAGDDMLETASTVLLKNLSRVLGTNGK, encoded by the coding sequence ATGGCCGCAATTGCGGTCGCTTCGCTGTGCCTGAGTAATGTTGCTGCCGCAGCGGATGTCGTCATTACTACTGGCCAGCAGGGCCTGACCTATAACGCGGTGTATGGCGTTAATCTCGCCAGCGCGCTAAGTGAGTATGGCTATAGCTCGACGGTGATCCCCAGCAAAGGCTCTTTGGACAATCTCGACAAGGTGGCCAGCGGTACCGCCCAGATCGGTTTCACCCAGGCTGATGCTTTCCAGTTCTGGCGCAGCTGGCATAGCAACGAAGCGCAGAAGGTGGACATCATCGGCGAGCTGGCTGATGAATGCGTTTTTGTCGCGGTGAAGAAGGGCGGCAAGATCAGCGATGAAGGGGATTTAAAGGCGGGTGTGAAAATTGCAGTCGGCGAGCCAACCAGCGGATCGTATGCATCCTGGCAATATCTGCAGGGGCTGGAAAGGGATTACGCTAAAGTCGAGACCTATGCCAAAGGCGGTGTACGCTCTCTGGCGAAAGTCACCACTGGCGAGTATGACGCCTTCCTCTGGGTATCAGCACCGGACCGGTCGAATAAGTTTCTGGAGGCGGTTAATCAGGAAGGCAGCGGCCTGACGATGATCGACATGAACGGCTGGCACGTAGACGATAAGTTGCCTAACGGGAAACCGGTGTACGAACTGAAAAAGGCGGTGACCGAATCCGGTTGGCTGAGCGATTCGAAGGTGAAGGTTCCCTGCACTAAGACGCTGGTGGTCGCCAATACCGATGCGGGCGATGACATGCTGGAAACGGCCTCGACTGTCCTGCTGAAAAACCTGAGCCGGGTACTCGGCACCAACGGTAAATAA
- a CDS encoding glycoside hydrolase family 75 protein has translation MKKSLIAYVLLAGCVTSQAAPPTSTITESTTSSIHNKLEQTSALSRKADNEIYVRMSVDVDGAPNAYGPKNKKTLDYELNAHVGAKKSGAIVGYLVDMDGNPIIQGKSDPAPGFYISKTGYVDVKNNNKFDPRRYVNATEINYTLLADSAKKKGVKTGDFCVVHSVNNNKTVFAIVGDTGNSNGEEGSLALLQRLGYPVKNGKGGKGAPETKDIVVRYFANLNPSKQFFFDQSDLDLAAKALNLDTDFSKYH, from the coding sequence ATGAAAAAATCATTGATCGCATACGTCTTATTGGCAGGCTGCGTAACTTCACAGGCAGCGCCACCAACCTCTACAATCACTGAATCAACAACGTCCTCGATACATAATAAATTAGAGCAAACTAGTGCTTTGAGTAGAAAAGCAGATAATGAAATTTATGTCCGCATGAGTGTAGATGTTGATGGTGCTCCAAACGCTTATGGCCCTAAAAACAAAAAAACTCTGGACTACGAACTAAACGCCCATGTTGGCGCAAAGAAATCGGGAGCTATTGTCGGTTATCTTGTTGATATGGATGGAAATCCTATTATTCAAGGAAAGAGTGATCCTGCCCCAGGTTTTTATATTTCAAAAACTGGGTATGTCGATGTTAAAAATAATAATAAATTCGACCCTCGTCGGTATGTAAATGCTACCGAAATAAATTACACACTCTTAGCTGATAGCGCGAAGAAAAAAGGTGTCAAAACTGGTGACTTTTGTGTGGTCCACTCTGTTAATAATAACAAGACTGTCTTTGCTATAGTGGGAGACACCGGAAACAGCAATGGAGAAGAAGGCTCGCTGGCACTTCTCCAGCGTCTTGGGTATCCAGTAAAAAATGGAAAAGGTGGAAAAGGTGCTCCCGAAACTAAAGACATCGTTGTACGTTATTTTGCAAACTTAAATCCATCTAAGCAGTTCTTTTTCGACCAATCTGATCTAGATCTCGCCGCTAAGGCATTGAATCTAGATACCGATTTCTCAAAATATCACTAG
- the ttcA gene encoding tRNA 2-thiocytidine(32) synthetase TtcA, with product MQENQDLTKKEKYNLDKLQKRLRRNVGEAIADFNMIEDGDRIMVCLSGGKDSYTMLEILRSLQKSAPISFSLVAVNLDQKQPGFPAHILPEYLEQLGVEYKIVEENTYGIVKEKIPEGKTTCSLCSRLRRGILYRTASELGATKIALGHHRDDILQTLFLNMFYGGKMKGMPPKLMSDDGKHIVIRPLAYCREKDIERFSQAKGFPIIPCNLCGSQPNLQRQVIADMLRDWDKRYPGRIETMFSAMQNVVPSHLSDTNLFDFKGINHNSAVVDGGDLAFDREEIPLQPAGWQPEDDAAQLDELRLNVVEVK from the coding sequence ATGCAAGAAAATCAAGATCTTACTAAGAAAGAGAAATACAACCTCGATAAATTGCAAAAGCGCCTGCGCCGTAACGTCGGCGAAGCCATTGCCGATTTCAACATGATCGAAGACGGCGACCGGATTATGGTTTGCCTGTCCGGCGGTAAAGATAGCTACACCATGCTGGAAATCCTGCGCAGCCTGCAGAAAAGCGCGCCGATTTCATTCTCACTGGTCGCGGTCAACCTCGATCAGAAACAGCCGGGCTTCCCCGCGCACATTCTGCCGGAATATCTGGAGCAGCTGGGCGTCGAGTATAAAATTGTCGAAGAAAACACCTACGGGATCGTCAAAGAGAAGATTCCTGAAGGCAAAACCACCTGCTCGCTCTGTTCGCGCCTGCGTCGCGGGATCCTGTACCGTACCGCAAGCGAACTGGGCGCAACTAAGATTGCCCTCGGCCATCACCGCGACGATATTTTGCAGACGCTGTTCCTGAACATGTTCTACGGCGGCAAAATGAAAGGTATGCCGCCGAAGCTGATGAGCGATGACGGTAAACATATCGTTATCCGTCCGCTGGCATACTGCCGCGAAAAAGACATTGAGCGTTTTTCGCAGGCGAAAGGCTTCCCGATCATTCCGTGCAACCTGTGCGGCTCGCAGCCTAACCTGCAGCGCCAGGTCATTGCCGATATGCTGCGCGACTGGGATAAACGCTATCCTGGCCGTATCGAGACCATGTTCAGCGCCATGCAGAACGTGGTGCCGTCTCATCTGAGCGACACTAACCTGTTTGACTTTAAAGGGATTAATCACAATTCCGCCGTGGTTGACGGCGGCGATCTGGCTTTTGACCGGGAAGAGATCCCGCTGCAGCCTGCCGGCTGGCAGCCGGAAGACGATGCCGCACAGCTGGATGAACTGCGTCTGAACGTGGTGGAAGTGAAGTAA